In Spirobacillus cienkowskii, a genomic segment contains:
- a CDS encoding LysM peptidoglycan-binding domain-containing protein: MSKQILFKIYNNLIIVITILLLTILNFKIYSKDLDSTINQENCHLYTVENGDYIIKILRKNAIYPIFGINGSLNQFYVLNNRKNSERKNLIKKGQVYCLPKIGDKSLNIEIKKTAEKDKFSNKNCTTYQVKKGDTLISILKSQHLFPVFGKKGSLNKTLAINNKETKNANFLKIKEILCLPNKIENESNSHEEDSKKIENNELLQIEHNFAPLISKNPIVENDPSLNENYKKFLEKNIKKQEDLKIQQDKSDENQENHEDQLKEKNIIAPIKPKITNKKLIIKKEPEKKQITCNYYKTKEGETYTEILRKNKLLPIYGEEGSFEKNLENNKHITRNNYTFSEGEELCLEKPVATTTVSKNNEEKNFQKVYSEIGSHYLRIIDEDPESQTRAVLLSRLLGRVELGLIQTWNSLMRTNLGIRYEASQIMQSETAIVIGESIFQLIHLNAGIQYQFNPKIYGKFDINYGDELVFRAIDFETIMLEKIPTTKFKLLGGYKLFENQYFNIYGEFGFSLHKPFENEVYKANFGKGYEFAVTANHQNEDWEFQSRLYFSRYWTVIKPINFNYTEVGISFTLATDLPN, translated from the coding sequence TTGAGTAAACAAATTTTATTTAAAATTTACAATAATTTAATTATAGTAATAACTATATTATTACTAACAATATTAAATTTTAAAATTTATTCTAAAGATTTAGACTCAACAATAAATCAAGAAAATTGTCACTTGTATACGGTTGAAAACGGTGATTATATTATAAAAATTCTTAGAAAAAATGCGATATATCCAATTTTTGGAATAAATGGTTCTCTCAATCAATTTTATGTATTAAATAACAGAAAAAATTCTGAAAGAAAAAATTTAATTAAAAAAGGTCAAGTTTATTGCCTACCAAAAATTGGCGATAAAAGTTTAAATATTGAGATAAAAAAAACAGCAGAAAAAGATAAATTTTCTAATAAAAATTGCACAACATATCAAGTAAAAAAAGGTGATACATTAATCAGCATTCTTAAAAGCCAGCATCTATTTCCTGTCTTTGGAAAAAAAGGAAGCCTTAATAAAACCTTAGCTATTAACAATAAAGAAACAAAAAATGCTAATTTTTTAAAAATCAAAGAAATACTTTGTTTACCTAACAAAATTGAAAACGAATCAAACAGTCATGAAGAAGATTCAAAAAAAATTGAAAACAATGAATTATTACAAATTGAACATAACTTTGCGCCATTAATTTCTAAAAATCCAATAGTAGAAAATGATCCTTCACTTAATGAAAATTACAAAAAATTCTTAGAAAAAAACATAAAGAAACAAGAAGACTTAAAAATTCAACAAGACAAATCAGACGAAAATCAAGAAAATCATGAAGATCAATTAAAAGAAAAAAATATAATTGCTCCAATTAAACCCAAAATTACTAATAAAAAACTAATAATCAAAAAAGAACCAGAAAAAAAGCAAATTACATGCAATTACTACAAAACAAAAGAAGGCGAAACTTATACAGAAATACTTAGAAAAAATAAATTGCTTCCAATTTATGGCGAAGAAGGATCATTTGAAAAAAATTTAGAAAATAACAAACACATTACAAGAAACAATTATACTTTTAGTGAAGGAGAAGAACTCTGTCTTGAAAAACCTGTTGCAACTACTACAGTTTCCAAAAATAATGAAGAAAAAAATTTTCAAAAAGTTTATTCAGAAATCGGATCTCATTATTTAAGAATCATTGATGAAGATCCAGAATCACAAACTCGAGCCGTGTTATTATCTCGGCTTTTAGGAAGAGTTGAGTTAGGACTTATTCAAACTTGGAACTCCTTAATGCGCACCAACCTCGGTATTAGGTATGAGGCTTCGCAAATTATGCAATCTGAAACCGCTATTGTTATTGGAGAAAGTATTTTTCAACTCATTCATTTAAATGCAGGAATTCAATATCAGTTTAACCCTAAAATTTATGGAAAATTTGATATTAACTATGGAGATGAACTGGTATTTAGAGCTATCGATTTTGAAACAATCATGCTCGAAAAAATTCCAACAACTAAATTTAAATTACTTGGTGGTTACAAATTATTTGAAAATCAATATTTTAATATCTATGGAGAGTTTGGATTTTCCTTACACAAACCGTTTGAAAATGAAGTTTACAAAGCAAACTTTGGTAAAGGTTATGAGTTTGCGGTCACTGCAAATCATCAAAATGAAGATTGGGAATTTCAATCCCGCTTATATTTTTCGCGATATTGGACAGTGATCAAACCGATTAATTTTAACTACACAGAAGTTGGCATTTCTTTTACGCTTGCAACAGACTTACCCAATTAA
- a CDS encoding GTP-binding protein, with amino-acid sequence MNKKTFPVTVVTGFLGSGKTTLINRILNENHGKKIAVILNEIGDINLDSELVVQSIGEELKIMNNGCVCCTVRGDLTKICLELLEKKIQFDHLLIETTGMADPSPVAQTFFMDEKLRESFYLDSVITVVDAVHIEKNLSEIKETQDQIGFADIILLNKIDCITEEKIKEVETKIKTINNLAKIFKTKNSNVPIDEIIGINAFDLNARSEIDPTITKEFHKHSHDNAIQSIYLEEDKPLDLERFNRFMQLLMSELGNQILRYKGILYVKGESKRIVFQGVHTMMGSQEDRLWDSNDIPKTRIVFIGRHIPKDVLEEGLSLCVAR; translated from the coding sequence ATGAATAAAAAAACTTTTCCAGTCACTGTTGTCACTGGTTTCTTAGGATCAGGAAAAACAACTTTAATAAACCGTATATTAAACGAAAATCATGGAAAAAAAATTGCTGTTATATTAAATGAAATTGGCGATATCAATCTTGATTCTGAGCTTGTAGTCCAAAGTATTGGAGAAGAGCTTAAAATCATGAACAATGGTTGCGTATGCTGCACAGTTCGTGGAGACTTAACAAAAATCTGCCTTGAACTTCTTGAAAAAAAGATCCAGTTTGATCACTTGCTCATAGAAACAACTGGAATGGCCGATCCCAGCCCTGTTGCACAAACTTTTTTTATGGATGAAAAATTAAGAGAATCTTTTTATCTTGATTCTGTCATTACTGTTGTAGATGCTGTTCACATTGAAAAAAATCTTTCTGAAATAAAAGAAACCCAAGATCAAATTGGCTTTGCAGATATTATTTTATTAAATAAAATTGATTGTATTACAGAAGAAAAAATTAAAGAAGTTGAAACAAAAATTAAAACTATCAATAATCTTGCTAAAATTTTTAAAACTAAAAACTCTAACGTTCCAATTGATGAGATTATTGGAATCAATGCTTTTGATCTCAATGCAAGAAGCGAAATCGATCCTACAATTACAAAAGAGTTTCATAAACACTCGCATGATAACGCCATTCAGAGTATTTATCTTGAAGAAGACAAACCTCTCGACCTAGAGCGTTTTAATCGTTTTATGCAACTTTTAATGTCGGAACTTGGCAATCAAATCCTTCGTTATAAAGGTATTTTATATGTTAAAGGTGAGTCAAAGAGAATTGTGTTTCAAGGTGTGCATACAATGATGGGTAGCCAAGAAGACCGGTTATGGGATTCAAACGATATACCTAAAACGCGGATTGTGTTTATTGGTCGTCATATTCCAAAAGATGTTCTAGAAGAAGGACTCTCTTTATGTGTTGCCAGATAA
- a CDS encoding EcsC family protein, with the protein MFSKISDNIIMKALEWAYEKAISQSLPGVESAFSLASSYQKTAGNLEQKIDSLIRWQNAKAVAVGFGSGLGGIIAVPISIPANIAAVLFVQVRMISAIAHMNGYDLQDERVKTMIFACMYGSGVEEVLKSLNLNYDPNFKNIILQKVTKETIVKINNAVKIRMFSRFGTLGPISFGKAVPLLGAFVGGAYDGFCTNAIGTNAKKLFLKKMSLSGNT; encoded by the coding sequence ATGTTTAGTAAAATTTCTGACAATATTATTATGAAAGCGTTAGAATGGGCGTATGAAAAAGCAATTTCTCAATCACTTCCTGGAGTCGAAAGTGCATTTTCATTAGCCAGCAGTTATCAAAAAACTGCAGGAAATTTAGAACAAAAAATTGATTCTCTGATTCGATGGCAAAATGCAAAAGCAGTTGCAGTTGGTTTTGGTTCTGGTTTGGGTGGAATAATTGCAGTTCCTATTTCAATTCCTGCAAATATTGCCGCTGTTTTATTTGTTCAAGTAAGAATGATTTCTGCAATAGCACATATGAATGGTTATGATTTGCAAGATGAGCGAGTTAAAACAATGATTTTTGCTTGTATGTATGGATCAGGGGTAGAAGAAGTTTTAAAAAGTTTGAACCTAAATTATGATCCAAACTTTAAAAATATTATTTTGCAAAAAGTGACTAAAGAAACAATTGTTAAAATTAATAATGCAGTAAAAATTCGTATGTTTTCTCGTTTTGGTACTCTTGGTCCAATTAGTTTTGGCAAAGCCGTACCGCTTTTAGGTGCATTTGTGGGAGGAGCGTATGATGGATTTTGCACTAACGCAATTGGCACCAATGCAAAAAAATTATTTTTAAAAAAAATGAGTTTATCTGGCAACACATAA